The genomic stretch TCATGTCAGTAACCTGTTCACCAGTTTACATGTTGTGTCTTGTCCACTATCCTGTTGTCGTGTGGAGTTTTATACTGAAAATAATGTGCATCCCCTTGCTAAAGAGACAAACTGAGACAAATAGGTGAGTCTCGGGTACGTTGTGTGTCTGACGTCTGATAAAATGTAACGATTTTGGTTTAAATGTATAAAGtatagtattttattattattatacatatatatgtatcctCGGCTATTTTTACGTACAGTATAATTGTGTATTTAAGGGCATCCCGGTGACTGACTTCTACGTCAAAAGCAATGGACGGCTGGCTGGGCAGGATGAGGGGCTGCAGGCTGGAGTGGTGTATCGGCTGGAGCCTCGGCTCTGCGGGGGCAAAGGAGGTCAATATATGAGATTGTATCTAGTTTTATAAGAAGTAGTACCTTTTGAGAATAACTATAATGAAAATTGATTTGAACAATGTTAGATCGGGCATGTGTAAAATCGTATATGTATACAGGTACTACTCATCTGTAaataagcctattttcaaactATATACTAGGACAGCAAAAGATTCAGCTCCTCTCTGAGTGCTTTTCAGTATCATTCATTTGTAACTCAGGCACTAAACTATTAAATCTGTGCTGCAGTTTTGAACGTCAATATACTGGTCTGTACAGATGTCCTGCTTCATTTCCTTATCTTTAACCAGTTGTTTCCACTTGCAGTTTGAGCAATTaataaactagaaatgttgaataGCAGTCTCTGTAATAATTCAACGTACGCAAAAGGAAACcataaaaaattaattaaaaagaaggggaaaaaaaaaagtctaaaatCTGCTGCTGTTTTGAAGCTTCATGGCTCTGAGTATATTTACTCGCACTTGTGAAGGGAGGGTaaggtgtgtggttgtgtggcaGGGTTTGGGTCTATGCTGCGAGCTCTGGGGGCGCAGATCGAGAAGACAACGAACCGAGAGGCCTGCAGGGATCTGAGCGGGAGGCGACTTCGAGATGTTAACCATGAGAAAGAGTGAGCCTGAatgaatgttttattgtttcttaATTGTATCTCGTCTCTTAGCTGTTTGGCTTTATTGGGTGAAGTGgctatatttgttttaagttttttaCATCCACTATTTTATAATTTGTCCCAATTGTGTTACAGATTTCTGTTACTTAACCTTGTTTTTTAATACTGAACCTAAGTGTTGAATTCAGTGTTAATCCGCTCCAGTTCCCAAAGACCAACACTAACTGGTTTTGAGTTTATTTCAAGCATCGTCTGTCTCCACTGGCTTACAACCTGTCGTCAGTTCTTATTTAATTCTGTTAAATCAGTCCAGTTAGGTGGATGATGAGTTATTTTGTAATGGAGAGCTCAGGTTGAGTGGAGACTATAAACTCAAGGTGAGGAACAGAGCTTTCATGAACCGCGAATGCCACAGTGGACAGTTGTCTTTAAAATCTTGCCGATGGTGTCGTATCGGTGCAGGATGGCCGATTGGCTGAAGAAGCAGGCGGAACGCGAGGCCGAGAAGGAGCAGCGCCGTCTGGAGCGGCTGAAGCGCAAACTGGCCGAGCCCAAGCACTATTTCACAGACCCCAATTACGAGCAGCAGTGCCACGAGCTGTCAGAGCGCCTGGAGGACTCTGTGCTGAAAGGTACGTCTGATCTGACTGCACTGCTGCTAGGCAAGGCCCAGTTGCACAGCAGTTTCCTTTAACATGCTCTCCGCTTGTTCACATCTTGCATGCCCCTCTTTAACTGCAGTCGAGACGAAGGGTCTCAATTAATGTCTTAGATCTTGCACTCGGAACCCTCTTTCCTTGAGGATTTCATAGGTTGCTGTTTTTTGTCATTGTGTTGGCATGTGTTGATTCAGTGCCATGTGTGGTTTGGTGGCAGGTATGCAGGCATCGTCTAGTGGAATGGTCGTGGCTGAAGAAGGACCCAGCAGGAAACGCCCCACTCGCAGTGCGGAACAGAAGTCGAAGGACAAGAAGAAGTGTTTCTGGTAAGACCTTGATCTAAACAATAGTGGTTCCCAAGGACTTTGGTTGAGAATGCCTTGTTCTGGTGAAGAAGTCTGATAGGAATTCAGTCTCTGGTGAGAAACGTTGCTCCCAGTGCAGCAGCTTAATCAATCGATGGTCTCCTGTGCTAATCACTATTTAACGCTGCAGGACGGGGGTGGATGGACTGGAGGAAATGAGCAGTTCCGAAGAGGACAGTAACACGAGTGAGGAAGAGGACTCGGACTCCCCCTCTGGGGTGAGCTCAGGGGAGCTGGGCTGCCCAGCACAGAGAGCACGGGCCCCGGCCAGGGCTGAGGCACAGGGCAGCCCTGGAACTTCCTCCAGTGCCAGTTCAGGACCCGGCTCGCCGCAGAGGAGCGctgtggagcagcagcagcaggaggtgGCGGCAGTGGCGGCTGTGCCTATGCCTGTAGTGCAGACAGAGACCACCCAGACGCACACACCTGAGGGCACCAAGACGGGCACCAAGCCCTGCACTGAGACAGAGCAGGCCCCCGCTGAAGAGGCTAAAGAGACGAGTCCTGCTAATGCTGCAGACACACAACGCGCGTGCTCACCTGTGCAGCCTGTGGTAagcatttctgtgtgtgttcggTCAttactgttgctgttgttgtttttatcacGTCTGTTATGGTCTGTGCTCCATTAACCATTATTGTCTTGAGATTTTATAGAGTCTCTTTTCAGGCTGGGGACAGTCTTAAGCCTGTGTCTTAATCTTACGACAGGGAATAGAACAATTACAGTAATGATAACAACCAAGTTTTGAATTTTGCATGAATCCAACAAACCATCCATACTTTaaatttcccccaaattacagaACCCAAAGCACTAATTGGCAAGGTAGGAAAATGGAGGATAGTTTTCAAGTATAGAACTACTTTTATTAGGATGGCAGAGTTAAAGAACAAGAAGTAGTAAGGTTGTGTGTCTAGAAGTACTATGgaaaactactttttttttttttttgtctataaACTTTGTTTCAGATTGCTCTGCATCTACTGTCACTCCACTCATATTTACTTGATTTCTAGTTATAGCTTATAGGCTACCtgcacttttttttccctcccacaacaaataaatccctTCATcgtgaaaatgtttaaaattaatacatatgaGAAGAGCTGTCATCTTTCTATGTCAACTGTAATTGCAGCTCGTACAGGAACGGTTATGATAGCTAAACATTGTCTTAATATAACGCGTGTGGCCTTTAGCCATTGTCTCACAAACATGGTGCGTCGGTTTTCTTGTCCTCCATCAGGCTGAGGGGCCCCTGGACCTGCTGGCTTTCCACAGTGTGGCGGAGCTGGAAGGGCTGGGGCTGGACAGGCTGAAGGCCGAGTTGATGGGCCTGGGGCTGAAGTGTGGCGGCACCCTGCAGGAGAGAGCAGCCAGGCTGTTCTCAGTCAGGGGGCGGACCAAGGACCAGATCGACCCGGTCCTGTTCGCCAAATCCACCAAAGGAAAGAAGAAATAGACTGGCGTTTGAAAGCACCGGTGTGAAAATCAGTTTGTTGGATGTACACTGCAAAAACCACCAACTCTTCAAAGGTGACCTCTCCAAGACAAAACTATATTTTTCCAATGAAACATTATTGCAGGTTCAGTATCTGACTTAtgttaaaattgttttaaagacattgggtgtaaaattccattgtAAATAGGATTTAAAGAGTAATCTGAGAAACCTTGTGATTGCATATAACTTGTAAACTCACAGCCAGACTTCAAAAGTGACGGGAATTATTTACTAATGTAATTGTACATCTGGTGTGCATATGTCAGCCATTGCATATACAATAATATTCAAAATGGTATGCATATGCAGGTCCTTGATCTGTTTTTGGTTTAAAAATGTTCCAAGGTTGATGTAAATGCTCTATTAAGTGTCAGTGCTTCATAGAATGCAAGAGCAAAGCCTTTTGTATGGGCTTTTTACCAGAAATGATAGAACTTGTAATTCTGTAAGCTTgagatttctttattttataattggACTTGTATCTAATTTTCCActgccatgtttttttaaataaactaccTATATTTGACTATTTGCTCTTCCATGCTTTTCAGTACTTATTTTGcattggttttgtttgtgttctgaCAATCGCGTCTTTCGTTTTCATCCAGTAGAGCCATTGCCCTGGTTGGGTATTTAAAATGGCTGCGGTGAAAAGACACTCCAGTGGGTGTTAACAAAGCAGTTAAAAGGAGATTTGCAAATCCCCAGAAATGGAGTAAAAATTCCTGTGCcaaattttaaaacaaacaaacaaaaccggCTTTTGCCCAGCACATTCAGATCACTAAAAATACCGTACATTTCGTGATTTAACAGTCTGTCTTGAAAAGGAACCTTTTTCTCGACTCCTACTTTAGGTTCATATTAGCAGTCATTAAACAGCCAATGTTTTCCAACCATTTATATCTCATATGAAATAAATCTATACAAATCTATATTACATACTATAGTATTtggtacattttaataatgcaaaCCAGTGGTGGTGCTGTGGTGGGTTTGCTGGAGCAAGAACTGGCATTGCACCcccaatacattttaatgatttttgctGAATAAAATGTAGCatgtttctctgtgtttgagAGCTGGAGTGCAAAGCTTTTGACTGAGGCCTACTGATGTTGCTGGATCGGTgctgctttttgtgtgtgtgtgtgcgcgtgtgcgtgtTTTGATGCTTGAATTGGGCTAGAACTCCGATGCTGATGTGGTGTAGTTAAATGGCGCATGTAGTGATCATGTTTTGGGTATAGGATTAGGCTCACTGGAAGCAAAGTATTAGGTCCATATGTTCAGAAACAAACTTTTGTGCAAAATCTATAGTGTGTGCTAAGTATTGTGGCAGATAAATGTTACTACTGTAGTGACCACTGAGTTAAACTGACCCCTCAAACTCACATGGCTGTGTGGGGTTGTTTTATGTGACGGATCTCAGGCGTTGACGATTTGGAAACTTGAgatctgtgcagatctgtagaACCGATTGAAGATGTCAAACCGATTTTGTCTAGTATATAAAAAGAAAGTTCCATCGAAAACTAGAAACACTTCAAACTTATTCAGACCTTTCAAAATTACCACCTAGACAGTTATGTAGCTGCAAAAGAAACACTGCAAGTATCCAGCAAGAAAATGAAATGCCTGTTAATCCTGGGGCTGAGATAAAATAATGATGTTGAGGACAACTTAAAATGTAGGGCTATTTAATGTGCATTGTCTGCattataatactatatatacaaCTAAAATTTTGTACAGCTTGTGCAACTACAgggatgcattttaattaaaacaaaaatgctaaTTATAATAACATTAGACAGACAAGGgtaaattatgaatatttaaagCCTAATGTAGTGTAACATGTATATGTGGGAAACCCTGATATATATTCTTCAAAATGTGTAGCATGTAAAAGACAGAAATCACTATCCCTTTACTTTGCTTAAGTATGAAAAGTGGGCATGGGGTGTGACCTTCTTATCTCTTTAATGAAATCTCAAAAGGTCAATTAAAATCCcacaatatttaaaacaaaatcccaGACTGGAAGGaaaggttgtttttttaaagaccaATACATATGATCGtatgaattaatttaataataggTGTCGATAACCGTGGCAGCAATAGGCAGAGCTCTGGGTGCGCAGTCAGAGGAGGCAACAACACGAGAGGCCTGCAGGGGTCTGAGGTAACCACGAGaaagaattaaacaaataagagTGAATCTGAAATTTATCTTCTCTCTTTACCTCTTTGGCTTTATTGGGTGAAGtggctatttttgtttttagtttttttaatatccACTACTTCATAATTTTTCCCAATTGTCTTGACTTCTGTTGCACTTACTAATACTGAacataaatgtttaatacagtTCCCAAAGACCAACACCAACTGGTAACTTATATTAGGGAATATATATGCAACAAACAGTAAATCAAAAATCAAAGTATTATTTCAGAATATTAAAGAAGAGGTTATTCACATTTTGGGTAATTTCCTAAATATCTCCTAAAAATGTACCTATTGGAGAACCTCCTCAGTTGAACAATGTATGTTTGGGATGAGGCATCACTGATATCTGAAGATGTGAAAACCCTGACGGAATACAATTGTCCTGGTATAGTAAAGATCTAGTGACAATGATGAGGGATGACAAAGTGACAAGCCGGGCACAGGGGAGGGGACTGGGGCGACTGACTCGTGGGGCATGAGGCAATCCTGATTGGGCGACTGACACATTCTTCCACACCTTGGCTATGCTAGAGATATAGACAATATTGTAGATGATATTCAGGTACTtaacttgttgttttgtttaaatgtccTCCATGGTTGATGTAAATGCTTTGTCAGTGCTTCATAGAATGCTCATACAAAAGGCTTTGCTCTTGCTTCTTACCAGAAACGATagaacttatatatatattcacacaacTGATtcctaatgtatttatttaagtttgGTAGATGCATTTTCAACAAAATCACATTTGACATGTTCATCTCAAAAAAGACTGATGTAAAATGCCAGTTATCATACTCGTAAAACAAAGCTGCTAGGGGCTTTGGTTACAGAATGAGAAACCATCGTTTAGCCTCTGATATGAattgcaaatattattttttttggttgCACCAGACACTGTAGTTTCCTTTGGGAAATCTTCAGCTGCttgagcagattttttttttgagttTGTTTGTTCTACGGTTGTGCAAGTTTTCAAAAAAGGTCTGAAGTTTGAATAGAGTATCTTTAAACTGTGTTACACTTGATACAACTTCAATTGCTTAAGCTAATCATTAACTCAACTCCTTGACACAGCTCAGGAGAGACAAAACACCAGGAAGGGAAATGCCACACTTGATCTAAGATgtacactttttattttctttgttttaacttGACAAACAAGACAATGTGACACTTTATAAAGCATCCTGCTTAAGAGTCGATAAATAATGTTCCCTGGCAGTGAGCTTTCGTACCAGATTCCTACACAAACTTGGGAGCAATGGCCAACACCTTGGAATACTCGCCATCCAATCGGCGCAAATGAGAGGGCAGGGGCACCTTGATCCTCGTCCCCGTTGGGTTCCCGCTGTCTTCTAGCAGAACCACATTGTTGGAATCGAATCGCGGCGTCATTCGGTCTCCAGGCATCTTGTGGCCAACTATAAGGGCTTTCTTTTTCTGTCCTTTGATGGCCAGGAGGATTTTATCCCCCACTTTGCCGATGCCATTTTTGGTGTAGACGTGGATGCATTTGGGTGGCCGGTGGTATGGCGTATTCCCCAGTGGGCTGTTGTCCACCACACGTACTCGGGTCAGTTTCTGAATGGCTGCGCAAGCTACGGAGATACTGGGAGAGGtgaatataaagaaacaaatggGTATGCTGATGAGCTCCATAGTCACACCGAAATGGCAGGCTAACTGATTTAAATCAGCAGTTCTGGACACCTAACTGAACCACTATATGTAAAGAGAGACTAGGATGCTGGAACATACACCAAGAAAAGCTGGAGGAATTACTGAGTGTGGAAAAGCGAGCTAAGAAGGGGATTAAACTACGCAACCCTGCAGAGAGATAAACTGGCAAACGAAGTAGTTGGATGTAAAGATAAAGTTATCAAGGAATGCAGtgcaaaaaaaataacacacttGCATAGACAGATATGCTGCACTAGTCAGATAAATCTTTATCAGTAAATCAGGCGACTAAACCTGAAATAGCAGCTTTGGTGAATGATCTGTAGCTAGAAATATGAAATACCTGAATGCCTTCTGTTGCATTTTTCCTGACGCCTGGGCCAGGAGAAACCCTAGTCCTCTCACCAGCGCCATGTCAACCTGAAATATGTGGTAAAGAAGTGCATGTCAGAAACTTGATCAAGAGCAGTTACATGccacacagcctgtgaggattATAATCAATAGCTGGCATTGTAAACGTACGGAAGACGTTACACCAGGGAAAGGGGGTTTATTTTTGTAGTGCAATTCTTATATTTAAAGTAGGACTGTCGCAAATCAGACAAAACCATTTCACACATATTATTaatcaaataatttataaaGCACGTTTTAAAGTATGTATAGTACTTCCCGGACCTGATACCTGTGTAACTACAGGAcgattacatttatatacattaatacaatataACCGGCATAGATAAAGTCGTTTCAAACTCCGCTTGAAAATATCCCAATCGTGTTTACAACTAAAAAGCGTATTTGTCTGAAATGATCTCTCGATGTCTCGGAAAATGTCCTTTACCTTTCATGAACACAAGCCGACGTGCAACCTGGTTTATACGAGGACGTGACGTCACATTCATGCGACGAAAGCAACGGCGTTTCAGCACTAGCTTCAGAAATATACAAAAGCGACTAATGTCAAATCATTCATATATTACCAGGAAAACGTGTTGGGATTGTGGGATTCTCGACCAAATTAGCTTTATGTCTGTAATATTGTGGTCTTAAATGGTGCAGGTTCGAACGTAATTTAAGTGCGTCGAATACCGAATAACACCACATGCGTGCGCACccgaagagaaaaaaagaaaaaaaggtgcCCAGTGACGTGCGCTCTGTCAGTGATCAAAACCGCCCCCCCTAAACTTATTCACCCCCCCATCAGCGACCGGCACACTGTGGTGTGTCTCTCAGCCGCAGTAAGCGAGTGTGTTTTAGCGGCCGTAATGTGGGAGACATCGCGCTTCCACACCTGATCACAAAGCGGCTGGATTGCGACGGGGTTCCTCACATTGGGATTACGGTGTGTCAGCGGAGGAAGTGGGCTAGGGGGTGAAGCAGACCCCGTCACCGCCACGCCGTCGTCTGCCAGGTAAGGAAGATGGTGCTTTTAACCTTGTTGTTGTTCGCTGATGTGGAGGAGTGGGGCAGGAGGGTGGCTCTCTTGTCGTGGGGAGCCCGTGTTGGCGCAGCGCTGGTCTCACACTATGCAGGATCCACACTGTACCCGGCGACACAGACCTGTCACGCCTAAGAAAATTCAATTCACCATTTCCCCCCCACCAGGAATATGCAACATGCACATTTATACAGCACCCGTATGGGAAAGTGGAACCCGGAGCTGAGCGTTCGAGAATGCGCTTTATGGATTTGGTTCCTTTTTAATGTTTAGGATTCCATTATGACCATAATATCTTATTTGTGCTGCAGAAATCGTGTTTTGTGACAACAGCCACAGCACCCGATTTTTctattgtaatttgttttgtaatacaaatatatatatatatatatatatatatatatatatatatatatatatatgtgtgtgtgtgtgtgtaatatatattttagtaatgtattataattaacCAATGCGTTGGTACGAATGATTGGGGTAGCAATAGGGTAACAGAAACCTGGGTGAAAATGCGCAGCGGTGTCCACGGCAGCATTGTGTGGGTATTGAACAGTACGCAGGCTCACTGTATGTGTGCCGGTACACCTAGgtcgcgttcgtgtagcgcagatgtgcagaatcccaccgctcccattggcggagccgcgcagaactgcggacatctgcgcaacaCCAGCGCGACCCTCATTTCCAAGTGCAATAGCGCAGTTTCCTTGACAGCACAGATGGGATGTACCCTCATCATCTAAAATACTCCTCTTTGACGTTGACTCTTATATGAGTTGACAAATATCGTATGTCGCACATCGGAGTGTGACAGATGTTTAAGCACAGCAACTGTCTAAGTCTTTCTTTAGCGGCATGGTGGACTGTAGAGCATATTGGAAATATTCTGACATCTGTGTTCTGCTGGAAAGCCTTCATGATCAACGAAGAGATTGATAGCATCTGACAAGTGGCAGGCAGCCCAGAAACATACCTGGTTTCTCTTAGAGGGTCAACCACCAACCTTCATATCAGGATATACCGAGTATGTTGCGATATTCCCATGAACTCATAACGCATGTCATTGGAAGTATGCGTCTGTTTATTGACAGAGCCTGGCATTGGAAGTTGCACAGCATTCCACAATGTGGGGCAATAGAAAGAATGAAGTGGATGTTTCTATTGCTCCAGATCCAGTTTTGTATCAATGAGGTGGACACAGGCCTGGTTGCtgtttatagttttgtttttgatcaCACAAAACTTTGCACCTCAATTATGCCTTTACACAAAAGTagaagtttgtttttttgttttggaataCAATGTGTTAGATCAAAAGTATGATTAGGgaacattattttcaaaacatggCCTTGTGAATGTGATATTGGCCCAACAGAATTTAAAGCCACCTTTGTATTCAACAGAATTTATAGCCACCTTCATATTCATGTTACCATTGAAGTTATCCAGGAAATTACAGCTGCATTTGACATACCGCTGTAAGCagttttggtttttatttggcGATGAGGACTTTGAATTATAGTGGTTAGTATAATCGGTGATGCAGTATAATTGTGGCATGAAAATGCTAATCCTTACTATAAAAAAACGCATTGGCAAATAAATacgtatacatttataaatctgaAATTTAACTAGgctgtatattttattattgacaGAAAACAATGTCATCCTGTGCGCTGGTTAACACCAGGCAGTGTTTAATAGGTAGTAATCTCCAAAAGAGAGATTAGAGATAATTCCCATAACTCAGTATTGGATAATTAAAAATAGATAATGGTCTCTGGCTCCGGCTCAGTGTGCTCCCTGATTATTTTCTAGGGAATGCAGTTTAAAATCctcccttattttttttatagataGGCTTATGCTGACTATGATAAATCAGTCGGCTCTCAGGTAAATTCACTtcctaatacataaataataccaGTTCAGAATATGTTACTGCAAGTTGCTGTTGAACAGAGAATAAAGGAAACGTCATTTCCCCATACCCCTCCAGGGACAGGCCTGTTTCAGAAATCCCAGCATGAATATTAACTCCTTACCTTTCCTAAGCCAGACAGAGCATTCAGAATAGCAAAGGAAAGTTTCCTGACATCAGTGTTGAAATCAGTTCAACAAGGTGCAGTTTCTGGAAGCTCTGTAATCTACCCTGAAGAGCACCATCAATATTTTAAGGTGTGGTGTGTTGATgttcttttcttctttaaataCTCTCATCAGATGACTTCATTATGGGAAAAACAAAGTAACAATACAGGTTACAGCATTCTCAGTTTCAGAGGCTGACTTATTTTAATGACTCAAACATGAACAGAAAAACAAGTAAAGAACCAGGAATTCCCATATATATGAATTATTTCCTCTATAGGAGAAAGCTGTAACAGACATCTCTATCTGATCTCACCTCGGCTGAAGACTTCACACTGAAGCTGAAATTTTATATCTGGTGGGTTGATCCCCAGAAACTCTGGACAATATAAAACAGAGTCCCCACACACAAAATGTTAATTAAGACATTGTGATATTCTGCCCATTTCTCAAATGTATTGGTGAGTGTAATGCAGGTATTAATCACCCCGTTAATTATTATGTTTGGACAGTTTTTTAATCAATTACCATAATTGTACATTTCTTAGGAGAACAGTGTAAAGTCAAAACTCCACACACCAGTCATTTGCAATTCAAGTTGCAATTGGTTTCAAGTTGTAACagtgtaatttatttgtatCCTTAGTAAATTAAATCACCCCCAATGCATCTGTTCTCACACCAGGCCTGCCTTATCGCTTGGTCACAGGTAGCGCTGCcatcaaaataaatagtttgaataaaaaaaacaaaaaaaaaaaacaactgtttgACATtagaaagaaagcaaaacaaCCAGGCTGCGTATCTCCCGTGGTTGAGGAAGTTGCTGTGCTTATAGAATCACACTGCTGAGGTTTTTGTGCAAAGCCTCTTACCAAAACCACAGTTAACCACTCTCACCAATTCCTCACAGTGCGCTGCCTGTGGCTTCCTCTTTAGCGAGACTCTGAGATTAGGTATTAGCTGTAACTGATCAGGTTTGATCGTTTACTCTTTCCTACACGAAAGAttttctcctcctccagcaTTACAAAGCACAGTTGCACAATCGCCCATCATTTCCTGCTAAACGATACCTTTGTGTAATGCGCAGCGAAGGAACATTTTACGGTAGGACTGGGACTTTTAAGGGTCAAGGAGAGAGAGCAGTGAACTGGTTCACAACAGGACAGGTTTGCTATTTTTAAAGCTCGTTAATTGATAGTGTGCAAATTGTTCCTGTTTAGttgtagtaaaataaataatctttaatttatattagtGTATTGTGTAAACAGTAGATTATATCGCACATAGAAAATATATTCCTTTTAAATTGGGCATGAAATTAGATGTTTATTTTGGAAATTCTAAAAGGTTCAAATAAATCCGCTATCTGCTGTTTTTAAGAACAAGAGTGTTGCTTTCGGGGCCAGAGTTatagaatctttttttttttctccccccccttTCTCCTTTACAGATCTACAGATGATCTTGTGGCTGTAATGTCAGTTTCCTGGTAGTACCAGAAATAGTGTGGTTGCTAGGAAACACACAGGTACTAAAAGCACACAATTTCTTTTACCTGATTTGCTGAACTCCCACGTTCCTACACGGCAACTGAGATCCTCTGATTTCTGGCCTGGTTATAATTATTGTGCCTCGTGTGTTCCTTGTCACATTTGGCTTATTCCCTATCAGTTCTTTCTTGTTCTTAAGATTTCTCCAGGCATCGGGGGAGATAACGAACTGACCCAAATATGCATAATTGTCAACCTTTTCTAGCTTGATGTCACGTACTTCAATCTAATTGGGAAGAGAATAGcactttcaatttcattttcagaagctgcttcaacactctcttggTGTAGTTCCTGAACCCGTGAAGTTGAAATTCATTTGGGCCCATTAAAAACGTATTTTTGCGGAATGATCTTGGGGAGACTTTAATACAGCACTGAAAAGCTGCACCAGATGATTAAGTATCTGTGTGGCGAAGGGAATCGGTCATCTgatgttaaatgtattcattcaaaAATGAGAGTGTCAGATGTTTGCgagctgttttgttttaatgaggtGGGAAATGTCTGAGTCTGGAAACATGActcttttgttttctcttgagGTATCCTGTCCAGGTTAATGTTTCTGTCTTTGATCATATCCAATATGTCACATTCATTGTCAAGGGACCACATCCCAGCTCATCCTTGCCCACAGAAATCACCTACTGTGTTTGGATTGTAATTGTGCAGACACACAACTGGACACATACAGTTTTCACTTGTATGCTTCGTTATGTTTCACCTGAAGATGGAGGCAATGATATAATCAGCATGTGATTGTATATTTGCATCCTTCACAACATCTGCACAGGTGTAAAAACACCCTTCACACAGTAGTAGTAAACTCTTCATTTTGGTTTGAAATTCATC from Amia ocellicauda isolate fAmiCal2 chromosome 23, fAmiCal2.hap1, whole genome shotgun sequence encodes the following:
- the sde2 gene encoding splicing regulator SDE2, which encodes MEVLVRDLCLHTSSFCLSPGASVGDLIRVFSEKKGIPVTDFYVKSNGRLAGQDEGLQAGVVYRLEPRLCGGKGGFGSMLRALGAQIEKTTNREACRDLSGRRLRDVNHEKEMADWLKKQAEREAEKEQRRLERLKRKLAEPKHYFTDPNYEQQCHELSERLEDSVLKGMQASSSGMVVAEEGPSRKRPTRSAEQKSKDKKKCFWTGVDGLEEMSSSEEDSNTSEEEDSDSPSGVSSGELGCPAQRARAPARAEAQGSPGTSSSASSGPGSPQRSAVEQQQQEVAAVAAVPMPVVQTETTQTHTPEGTKTGTKPCTETEQAPAEEAKETSPANAADTQRACSPVQPVAEGPLDLLAFHSVAELEGLGLDRLKAELMGLGLKCGGTLQERAARLFSVRGRTKDQIDPVLFAKSTKGKKK
- the mrpl14 gene encoding large ribosomal subunit protein uL14m, producing the protein MALVRGLGFLLAQASGKMQQKAFSISVACAAIQKLTRVRVVDNSPLGNTPYHRPPKCIHVYTKNGIGKVGDKILLAIKGQKKKALIVGHKMPGDRMTPRFDSNNVVLLEDSGNPTGTRIKVPLPSHLRRLDGEYSKVLAIAPKFV